Proteins encoded in a region of the Streptomyces akebiae genome:
- a CDS encoding sigma-70 family RNA polymerase sigma factor: MEADRLLVRVAGGDQRAFEELYALVSGPVFGLVRRVVRDPAQSEEVAQEVLLELWRSAGRFDPERGSALSWILTLAHRRAVDRVRSARAATEREQREGRRNHHTAFDQVAEEVEAGLERQWVRHCLEKLTTLQRESVTLAYYDGYTYREVAERLSLPLGTVKTRMRDGLTRLRECLGGVA; encoded by the coding sequence GTGGAGGCGGACAGGCTTCTGGTCCGGGTGGCCGGAGGCGACCAACGGGCGTTCGAGGAGTTGTACGCCCTGGTGTCCGGCCCGGTCTTCGGGCTGGTGCGCCGGGTCGTACGGGACCCGGCGCAGTCGGAGGAGGTGGCCCAGGAGGTGCTGCTCGAACTGTGGCGCTCCGCGGGCCGGTTCGACCCGGAGCGGGGCAGCGCCCTGTCCTGGATACTCACCCTCGCGCACCGGCGCGCGGTGGACCGGGTGCGCAGCGCCCGCGCCGCCACCGAGCGCGAGCAGCGCGAGGGCCGACGCAACCACCACACCGCCTTCGACCAGGTCGCCGAGGAGGTCGAGGCCGGACTCGAACGCCAGTGGGTGCGCCACTGCCTGGAGAAGCTCACCACCCTCCAGCGCGAGTCCGTCACCCTCGCCTACTACGACGGCTACACCTACCGTGAAGTGGCCGAGCGGCTCTCACTGCCGCTCGGCACGGTCAAGACCCGTATGCGCGACGGACTCACACGGCTGCGCGAATGCCTGGGAGGAGTCGCATGA
- a CDS encoding ATP-binding cassette domain-containing protein produces MTTTYAVLSEGLEKNFGDVRAVRGLDLAVEEGTVVGMLGPNGAGKTTAVRLLATLLRPDAGSARIAGHDLVREPAAVRRVIGVTGQYASVDGDLTGRQNLRLFARLHRVRDAAARAAELLDRFGLSEAADRPASTYSGGMRRRLDLAASLVRRPAVLFLDEPTTGLDPVSRNRTWDAVRALKAEGTTVLLTTQYLEEADQLADRIVLMDRGRIAHSGSPPQLKALIGSYAEVVVAHADAMTAAAGVLDQLTGGRPSFDHDRHAVGVIALDPTLTLPRLVRELDAAGVPLLDASLRPPTLDDVFLRLTEGAPANLHELKERAA; encoded by the coding sequence ATGACTACTACGTACGCTGTACTTAGTGAGGGTCTGGAGAAGAACTTCGGCGACGTCCGTGCCGTGCGCGGCCTCGATCTGGCCGTGGAGGAAGGCACGGTGGTCGGGATGCTCGGCCCGAACGGGGCGGGCAAGACGACGGCCGTGCGACTGCTGGCGACACTGCTGCGGCCGGACGCGGGATCGGCGCGGATCGCGGGCCACGACCTCGTGCGGGAGCCGGCAGCCGTCCGGCGGGTGATCGGGGTGACCGGGCAGTACGCGTCGGTCGACGGCGACCTCACCGGACGGCAGAACCTCCGGCTGTTCGCCCGGCTGCACCGGGTCCGCGACGCGGCGGCCCGCGCGGCCGAGCTCCTCGACCGTTTCGGTCTGTCCGAGGCCGCCGACCGGCCGGCCTCCACCTACTCGGGCGGCATGCGCCGCCGGCTCGACCTCGCGGCCAGCCTCGTCCGGCGTCCGGCGGTGCTCTTCCTCGACGAGCCCACCACCGGCCTCGACCCGGTCAGCCGGAACCGGACGTGGGACGCCGTGCGCGCCCTGAAGGCGGAGGGGACCACCGTGCTGCTGACCACGCAGTACCTGGAGGAGGCCGACCAACTCGCCGACCGGATCGTGTTGATGGACCGGGGCCGGATCGCGCACAGCGGTTCGCCGCCCCAGCTCAAGGCGCTCATCGGCTCGTACGCGGAGGTCGTCGTGGCCCACGCCGACGCGATGACCGCCGCCGCAGGCGTCCTCGATCAACTCACCGGTGGGCGACCGTCGTTCGACCACGACCGGCACGCCGTCGGCGTGATCGCGCTGGACCCGACGCTCACGCTCCCCCGGCTGGTGCGTGAACTCGACGCGGCGGGTGTGCCGTTGCTCGACGCGAGCCTGCGCCCGCCCACCCTCGACGACGTGTTCCTCCGCCTCACCGAGGGCGCCCCGGCGAACCTCCACGAGCTCAAGGAGCGTGCGGCATGA
- a CDS encoding DUF4331 domain-containing protein gives MTTPTSRSGAGRRSIASLICASLAAGGLAAAGVTVLQPGAASASSHREAPLISGEPQFDNTDVYAFVSPDKPDTTTVIANWIPFEEPAGGPNFFTFSEDAEYDIRVDQDGDAQEDLIFRYTFKTKTKNDRTFLYNTGVVESLDDPDLNITQTYDIDLIKLKNRRAVSKTKLADDVWVAPSNVGKASMPDFKKLRDEAVYKTASGVTTYAGQADDPFFLDLRVFDLLYGGDLSEVGRDTLKGYNVNSIALQIPSEALVQSKDQPIVGIWSTTQREGADGQYHQVSRLGMPLVNEVVNPIGDKDKFNASSPVDDAQFLKNVTEPELPKLIEAIYKIPAPKEPRNDLVDVFLKGVEGLNQPPHVTPSEQLRLNTSIEPTKKPKRLGVLDGDNQGFPNGRRLTDDVIDIALQVVEGELVDAPNDLGDAVDKNDKKFGKSFPYVGLPTAGSRGKTVKGNTTNNVRSALGGGVESGTDDTTLIAASAGAGAAGVLLIGSGLLWWRRRNDRAYY, from the coding sequence ATGACGACACCTACTTCCAGGAGCGGCGCGGGACGGCGGAGCATCGCGTCCCTCATCTGTGCTTCGCTGGCCGCCGGAGGACTCGCGGCCGCCGGCGTCACCGTGTTGCAGCCGGGGGCGGCCTCCGCCTCCAGCCACCGGGAGGCCCCGCTGATCTCGGGGGAGCCCCAGTTCGACAACACCGACGTGTACGCGTTCGTCAGCCCCGACAAGCCGGACACGACGACGGTGATCGCGAACTGGATCCCCTTCGAGGAGCCGGCGGGCGGACCGAACTTCTTCACCTTCTCCGAGGACGCGGAGTACGACATCCGCGTCGACCAGGACGGCGACGCCCAGGAAGACCTCATCTTCCGGTACACGTTCAAGACGAAGACGAAGAACGACAGGACCTTCCTGTACAACACGGGCGTCGTGGAGAGCCTCGACGACCCGGACCTGAACATCACGCAGACGTACGACATCGACCTCATCAAGCTGAAGAACCGCCGCGCGGTCTCCAAGACCAAGCTCGCGGACGACGTGTGGGTGGCGCCGTCGAACGTCGGCAAGGCGTCGATGCCGGACTTCAAGAAGCTGCGCGACGAGGCCGTCTACAAGACGGCGAGCGGGGTGACCACGTACGCCGGCCAGGCCGACGACCCGTTCTTCCTGGACCTGCGCGTCTTCGACCTGCTCTACGGCGGTGACCTCTCCGAGGTCGGACGGGACACGCTCAAGGGCTACAACGTCAACTCGATCGCGCTGCAGATCCCGAGCGAGGCGCTCGTCCAGTCCAAGGACCAGCCCATCGTCGGCATCTGGTCGACGACGCAGCGCGAGGGCGCCGACGGCCAGTACCACCAGGTGTCGCGCCTCGGCATGCCGCTGGTGAACGAGGTCGTCAACCCCATCGGGGACAAGGACAAGTTCAACGCGTCCTCGCCGGTGGACGACGCCCAGTTCCTGAAGAACGTCACCGAGCCCGAGCTGCCCAAGCTCATCGAGGCGATCTACAAGATCCCGGCGCCCAAGGAGCCGCGCAACGACCTCGTCGACGTCTTCCTCAAGGGCGTCGAGGGCCTCAACCAGCCGCCGCACGTGACCCCTTCGGAGCAGCTGCGGCTCAACACCTCCATCGAGCCCACCAAGAAGCCGAAGCGGCTGGGTGTGCTGGACGGTGACAACCAGGGCTTCCCGAACGGGCGCCGGCTCACCGACGACGTGATCGACATCGCGCTCCAGGTCGTCGAGGGCGAGTTGGTCGACGCGCCCAACGACCTGGGTGACGCGGTCGACAAGAACGACAAGAAGTTCGGCAAGTCCTTCCCGTACGTCGGTCTCCCGACGGCCGGTTCGCGGGGCAAGACGGTCAAGGGCAACACCACGAACAACGTCCGCAGTGCGCTGGGCGGCGGCGTCGAGAGCGGCACCGACGACACCACGCTGATCGCCGCCTCGGCCGGCGCCGGCGCGGCCGGTGTCCTGCTGATCGGCTCGGGCCTGCTGTGGTGGCGCCGTCGGAACGACCGCGCGTACTACTAG
- a CDS encoding TetR/AcrR family transcriptional regulator, whose product MAGRAARPEVIWARPERTGRGPRPAFSRADIAAAAVRLADADGLDAVSMRHVAAELGCGTMSLYNYVPRKEDLYELMVDAVAGEHELWEPGGDWRADLRRVAHQTRALLRRHPWMPRLMSPVYGFSPNGLRYLEHCMTCMDTLDAPYGTKMQLLGMLNGCVTTYVANELATAERVRSLPWSEDRENEVRIAYLGGQIASGAYPRLAAAFTEDSGPIDLEAAFEWMLDRVLESFAP is encoded by the coding sequence ATGGCTGGCCGAGCGGCCCGACCCGAAGTGATCTGGGCGCGCCCCGAGCGCACCGGCCGGGGCCCGCGGCCCGCGTTCAGCCGCGCGGACATCGCGGCGGCGGCCGTACGGCTCGCCGACGCGGACGGCCTGGACGCCGTGTCCATGCGGCATGTGGCCGCCGAACTGGGCTGCGGCACGATGTCCCTCTACAACTACGTGCCGCGCAAGGAGGACCTGTACGAGCTGATGGTCGACGCGGTCGCCGGGGAGCACGAGCTGTGGGAGCCGGGCGGGGACTGGCGGGCCGATCTGCGGCGGGTGGCCCACCAGACGCGTGCACTGCTGCGCCGGCACCCCTGGATGCCCCGGCTGATGTCGCCGGTCTACGGGTTCAGCCCCAATGGGCTCCGGTATCTGGAGCACTGCATGACCTGTATGGACACGCTCGACGCCCCGTACGGGACGAAGATGCAGCTCCTGGGGATGCTGAACGGGTGCGTGACGACCTACGTCGCGAACGAGCTGGCGACCGCCGAGCGGGTGCGGTCACTGCCGTGGTCGGAGGACCGGGAGAACGAGGTCCGGATCGCGTATCTCGGGGGGCAGATCGCGAGCGGGGCGTATCCGCGGCTGGCCGCGGCGTTCACGGAGGACTCCGGGCCGATCGATCTGGAGGCCGCGTTCGAGTGGATGCTGGACAGGGTGCTGGAGTCGTTCGCGCCGTAG
- a CDS encoding GntR family transcriptional regulator, whose protein sequence is MTSFAPDSIVLNRKLPLWYQVSQSLRASILGRSPQEPLRLPTEEQLAGHYGVSVLTMRQALKELEDEGLISRHRRRGTFIEPSAQRGSPVRLLGSVDAIVAQQSGMTTELLDQGSTPVSGELAEYFPDLTEVATYHRLRGDERTGEPTNHARNYVRPELAERIDRDDLLRWPMTKVLRDVVGVAIGRITDTVEARIADPETARLLQVPLLSPILHYTGVTHDESGRVLDVAVIHYRGDRFSFTVTLDAP, encoded by the coding sequence GTGACCTCATTCGCTCCGGACTCGATCGTCCTGAACCGCAAACTGCCGCTCTGGTACCAGGTGTCGCAGTCCCTGCGCGCCTCCATACTCGGCCGGTCGCCGCAGGAGCCCCTGCGGCTGCCGACCGAGGAACAGCTGGCCGGGCACTACGGCGTGAGCGTGCTGACCATGCGGCAGGCACTGAAGGAGCTGGAGGACGAGGGGCTGATCAGCCGGCACCGCCGGCGCGGCACGTTCATCGAGCCGAGCGCCCAGCGGGGCTCACCGGTCCGGCTGCTCGGCTCCGTGGACGCGATCGTGGCCCAGCAGTCGGGGATGACGACCGAGCTGCTGGACCAGGGCAGCACCCCCGTGTCGGGTGAACTCGCGGAGTACTTCCCCGACTTGACCGAGGTGGCCACGTACCACCGGCTGCGCGGCGACGAGCGGACGGGCGAGCCCACCAACCACGCCCGCAACTACGTCCGCCCCGAGCTGGCCGAGCGCATCGACCGCGACGACCTGCTCCGCTGGCCGATGACCAAGGTCCTGCGCGATGTCGTGGGCGTGGCCATCGGCCGGATCACCGACACGGTCGAGGCCCGCATCGCCGACCCGGAGACCGCCCGCCTCCTCCAGGTGCCTCTGCTCAGCCCGATCCTGCACTACACGGGCGTCACCCACGACGAGTCCGGCCGCGTCCTCGACGTGGCGGTCATCCACTACCGCGGCGACCGCTTCTCGTTCACCGTGACCCTCGACGCCCCCTGA
- a CDS encoding anti-sigma factor, producing the protein MSLFRREDLHSLAAPYALDALEPDERRRFEQHLGRCDRCPAEVRALSEDAVRLAWSTAVPAPAAMRDRVFAAVRNTPQEDRSWSAQPSRPQHLPRHVWGAEPPPRSRARAPRLRSLLVPLATVTAAAALVVASLFAVQADRTRDELAAERAQASEIAHVLAAPDARATSDRDAEGHRIGVIASAEERSAIVTLSGFEDLPKNQVHQLWLMRPDVQPRSLGLFDGDTPLVTSGMNADATSLAVTVEPDGGSPQPTSQPVVQLALESVGFGE; encoded by the coding sequence GTGAGCCTCTTCCGCCGCGAGGACCTCCACTCGCTCGCCGCTCCCTACGCACTGGACGCCCTGGAGCCCGACGAGCGGCGCCGCTTCGAGCAGCATCTGGGGCGCTGCGACCGCTGTCCTGCCGAGGTGCGCGCCCTGTCCGAGGACGCGGTCCGGCTCGCCTGGTCGACGGCCGTGCCGGCCCCGGCCGCGATGCGCGACCGGGTCTTCGCCGCCGTGCGCAACACCCCTCAGGAGGACCGGTCCTGGAGCGCCCAGCCGTCGCGGCCCCAGCATCTGCCGCGGCATGTGTGGGGCGCCGAGCCGCCGCCGAGGTCGCGCGCCCGTGCGCCCCGGTTGCGCTCTTTGCTCGTCCCGCTGGCCACCGTCACGGCCGCCGCCGCACTCGTGGTGGCCTCCCTCTTCGCCGTCCAGGCCGACCGCACCCGCGACGAGCTGGCCGCCGAGCGCGCGCAGGCGAGTGAGATCGCCCACGTTCTCGCCGCGCCGGACGCCCGCGCGACCAGCGACCGGGACGCGGAGGGCCACAGAATCGGAGTGATCGCTTCCGCTGAGGAGCGGAGCGCGATCGTGACCCTCAGCGGATTCGAGGACCTCCCGAAGAACCAGGTGCACCAGCTCTGGCTCATGCGCCCCGACGTGCAACCACGCTCCCTGGGTCTCTTCGACGGCGACACGCCCTTGGTCACCAGCGGAATGAACGCCGACGCGACGTCACTCGCCGTGACCGTCGAACCCGACGGTGGATCACCGCAGCCCACCAGCCAGCCAGTTGTCCAACTCGCCCTGGAATCGGTCGGATTCGGAGAGTAG
- a CDS encoding tetratricopeptide repeat protein → MSEAATDAESSPVPDTEADAASDAGASPNAASDAEAAPETEPDATPDAPSASARDAKPSPAPGTESDAASGAEPNPVSEAASDDESGPVSDTEAGSASGAGAGGGPGVGIVAAGAVSKSEVGPETGPVLGRGPAGGPRRRPAPESARRRLARLTACAAALAVAFTGFAVALGARDDDRTVAMSSSPGVSAAQLAGGDLDTAVERLQAHLKEQPKDFGSWSTLGLAYVEQARVKGDPSRYPQAEKALKRSLELRPDNDPALAGLAALAAARHEFEDALRYADQALKENPYSERALCSRVDALVELGRYDDALKAVRLADTRRPGIPVFTRYAYVYELRGDVKTARRVLERALDSAATRGDIAYVATQLGQLAWKQGDYKTALDHYARALGADDTYLPALEGRARAQAASGDGAQAISGLEQVVSSYPLPGPLVVLGELYEAEGDKTKAGDQYALVDAYTAIARSNGVNADLDTALAAADHGDTKAALRAAEAEWKRRETVHTADALAWALHVNGRDEEALPYARRATATGYRDATFLYHRGMVEYAAGDKKEARASLKAALDLNAGFSPLGAAEARKTLKALQALETAK, encoded by the coding sequence GTGTCCGAAGCCGCAACGGACGCCGAATCGAGCCCGGTGCCCGACACCGAAGCCGACGCCGCTTCGGATGCCGGGGCCTCGCCCAACGCCGCATCCGACGCCGAGGCCGCGCCAGAGACCGAGCCCGACGCCACGCCCGACGCCCCATCCGCATCCGCGCGCGACGCCAAACCGAGCCCCGCGCCCGGCACCGAGTCCGACGCCGCGTCCGGCGCCGAGCCGAACCCGGTGTCCGAAGCCGCGTCCGACGACGAGTCCGGGCCCGTGTCGGACACCGAAGCCGGTTCCGCGTCCGGTGCCGGGGCCGGGGGCGGGCCCGGAGTCGGCATCGTCGCGGCCGGGGCCGTGTCGAAGAGTGAGGTGGGTCCGGAGACCGGTCCGGTTCTCGGGCGCGGGCCGGCCGGCGGGCCTCGCCGCAGGCCCGCGCCCGAGTCGGCCCGTCGACGGCTGGCGCGGCTCACCGCGTGCGCGGCGGCGCTGGCCGTCGCGTTCACCGGCTTCGCTGTCGCGCTGGGCGCCAGGGACGACGACCGGACAGTGGCCATGTCCTCCTCGCCGGGTGTCTCGGCGGCCCAGCTCGCCGGCGGCGACCTCGACACGGCGGTCGAGCGGCTCCAGGCCCATCTCAAGGAGCAGCCCAAGGACTTCGGCTCCTGGTCCACGCTCGGCCTCGCCTACGTCGAGCAGGCCCGGGTCAAGGGCGACCCCTCCCGCTACCCACAGGCCGAGAAGGCCCTGAAGCGCTCGCTGGAACTGCGGCCGGACAACGACCCGGCGCTCGCCGGACTCGCCGCCCTCGCCGCCGCCCGCCACGAGTTCGAGGACGCCCTGCGGTACGCGGACCAGGCACTGAAGGAGAACCCTTACAGCGAACGGGCGTTGTGCAGCCGCGTCGACGCCCTGGTCGAACTCGGCCGTTACGACGACGCGTTGAAGGCGGTCCGCCTCGCCGACACCCGCCGCCCCGGCATCCCGGTCTTCACCCGGTACGCCTATGTGTACGAGCTGCGCGGCGACGTGAAGACCGCCCGACGCGTTCTGGAACGGGCCCTGGACTCGGCGGCCACGCGCGGCGACATCGCCTACGTGGCCACCCAGCTCGGACAACTCGCCTGGAAGCAGGGCGACTACAAGACCGCACTCGACCACTACGCCCGCGCCCTCGGCGCCGACGACACCTATCTCCCCGCCCTGGAGGGCCGCGCCCGCGCCCAGGCCGCGAGCGGCGACGGCGCCCAGGCGATCAGCGGCCTGGAGCAGGTGGTGTCCTCCTATCCGCTGCCGGGGCCGCTCGTCGTGCTCGGTGAGCTGTACGAGGCCGAGGGCGACAAGACCAAGGCGGGCGACCAGTACGCGCTGGTCGACGCCTACACCGCCATCGCGCGCTCCAACGGCGTCAACGCCGACCTCGACACCGCGCTCGCCGCCGCCGACCACGGGGACACCAAGGCCGCGCTGCGGGCCGCCGAGGCCGAGTGGAAGCGCCGGGAGACGGTACACACGGCGGACGCCCTCGCCTGGGCGCTGCACGTCAACGGCCGAGACGAGGAAGCCCTGCCGTACGCCCGCCGGGCCACCGCCACCGGATACCGGGACGCGACGTTCCTGTACCACCGGGGCATGGTCGAATACGCGGCCGGCGACAAGAAGGAGGCCCGTGCCTCGCTGAAGGCGGCGCTCGACCTCAACGCCGGTTTCTCGCCGCTCGGCGCGGCCGAGGCCCGAAAGACCCTGAAGGCACTGCAGGCTCTGGAGACCGCCAAGTGA
- a CDS encoding CaiB/BaiF CoA transferase family protein, producing the protein MIHGMRPLPRTGDPLPLDGITVVAVEQAVAAPFATRQLADLGARVIKVERVDGGDFARGYDTAARGLASHFVWCNRGKESLALDLKDPRGLAVVRRLVADADVFVQNLAHGAAARLGLDAATLCAAHPRLIAVDISGYGASGPYADKRAYDMLVQCEAGLVSVTGTPERPVKAGIPAADIAAGMYAFSGVLAALVRRGTTGRGGPVEVSMLEALAEWMGHPLHHAMHGGSAPARTGLGHAVIAPYDAYPTADGGRVLLSVQNDREWRRLAEQVLGRPELADDPAFATNPARVERRERTDELVAKALGLLDTDEALARLEAAGIACARLRDVTEVAEHPQLAARDRWREVESPVGPLRSLLPPITLPGGEEARMGAVPALGEHTGSLLRAAGMTDDEIAALRRDGVVA; encoded by the coding sequence ATGATCCACGGCATGCGTCCACTCCCCCGCACCGGTGATCCCCTGCCCCTCGACGGCATCACCGTCGTCGCCGTCGAGCAGGCCGTCGCGGCACCTTTCGCCACCCGGCAGCTCGCCGACCTCGGGGCACGGGTGATCAAGGTCGAGCGGGTGGACGGCGGCGACTTCGCCCGCGGCTACGACACGGCGGCCCGGGGCCTGGCCTCGCACTTCGTGTGGTGCAACCGGGGCAAGGAGTCCCTCGCGCTGGATCTGAAGGACCCGCGCGGCCTGGCCGTCGTACGCCGGCTGGTGGCGGACGCGGACGTGTTCGTGCAGAACCTGGCGCACGGCGCGGCGGCCCGGCTCGGCCTGGACGCGGCCACGCTGTGCGCCGCGCACCCCCGGCTGATCGCCGTGGACATCTCGGGCTACGGGGCGTCGGGTCCGTACGCGGACAAGCGGGCGTACGACATGCTCGTGCAGTGCGAGGCCGGGCTGGTGTCGGTGACGGGGACACCGGAGCGGCCCGTGAAGGCGGGCATCCCGGCGGCGGACATCGCCGCCGGGATGTACGCGTTCTCGGGGGTCCTCGCGGCGCTCGTCCGGCGGGGCACGACCGGACGGGGCGGGCCGGTGGAGGTGTCGATGCTGGAGGCGCTGGCCGAGTGGATGGGACACCCGCTGCACCACGCCATGCACGGCGGAAGCGCTCCGGCCCGCACGGGACTCGGGCACGCGGTGATCGCGCCCTACGACGCCTATCCGACGGCGGACGGCGGGCGGGTGCTGCTGTCGGTGCAGAACGACCGGGAGTGGCGGCGCCTCGCCGAACAGGTCCTGGGGCGACCGGAGTTGGCGGACGACCCGGCCTTCGCGACGAATCCGGCCCGGGTCGAGCGCCGGGAACGTACGGACGAGCTGGTCGCGAAGGCGCTGGGACTGCTGGACACCGACGAGGCGCTGGCGCGACTGGAGGCGGCCGGGATCGCCTGTGCTCGGCTACGGGATGTGACGGAGGTGGCGGAGCATCCGCAGTTGGCGGCCCGGGACCGGTGGCGGGAAGTGGAGTCGCCGGTGGGGCCGCTACGGTCGCTGCTGCCGCCCATCACGCTGCCGGGCGGGGAGGAGGCGCGGATGGGTGCGGTGCCCGCGCTCGGGGAGCACACCGGGTCGCTGCTGCGTGCCGCGGGGATGACGGACGACGAGATCGCAGCGTTGCGCCGGGACGGCGTGGTGGCCTGA
- a CDS encoding ABC transporter permease, with protein sequence MSALAYDGTAMLGRQLRRVRNNPGLLILTQIMPVSMLLFFGYVFGSALAVPGEEYRRFLVPGLLVATASGGIMTGMFQAAQDTHRGVMDRFRTLPMSRAAVPLGQALADLVVTVAGTVLFLLVGLAVGWRIEGGALAAAGAFGLLLLFRFACVWIGIFLGLLTRNEEASGQLGGATFLLPLLSSAYIPTEGLPGWLRTAAEWNPISAVATALRDLFGNTAVPEGAAWPVTHPVAGSLLWCALLLAVFVPLAVRTYAAGPR encoded by the coding sequence ATGAGCGCGTTGGCGTACGACGGCACGGCGATGCTGGGCCGGCAGCTGCGGCGGGTCCGCAACAATCCGGGGCTACTGATCCTCACCCAGATCATGCCCGTCTCGATGCTGCTGTTCTTCGGGTACGTCTTCGGCAGCGCGCTCGCCGTGCCGGGCGAGGAGTACCGGCGGTTCCTGGTGCCCGGTCTGCTGGTGGCGACCGCCTCCGGCGGCATCATGACCGGGATGTTCCAGGCCGCCCAGGACACCCACCGGGGCGTGATGGACCGCTTCCGGACGCTGCCGATGAGCCGGGCCGCCGTGCCCCTGGGCCAGGCGCTGGCGGACCTGGTGGTCACGGTCGCGGGGACGGTGCTCTTCCTGCTCGTCGGGCTGGCGGTGGGCTGGCGGATCGAGGGCGGCGCGCTCGCGGCGGCCGGCGCGTTCGGGCTGTTGCTGCTGTTCCGGTTCGCGTGCGTGTGGATCGGCATCTTCCTGGGTCTGCTCACCCGTAACGAGGAGGCGTCCGGGCAGCTGGGCGGCGCGACCTTCCTGCTGCCGCTGCTCTCCAGCGCGTACATCCCGACCGAGGGTCTGCCGGGCTGGCTGCGCACGGCCGCCGAGTGGAACCCGATCAGCGCGGTCGCCACGGCCCTGCGCGACCTCTTCGGGAACACGGCCGTCCCGGAGGGGGCCGCCTGGCCGGTGACGCATCCCGTCGCCGGGTCGCTGCTCTGGTGCGCGCTCCTGCTCGCGGTGTTCGTACCGCTCGCGGTCCGCACCTACGCGGCGGGCCCCAGGTGA
- a CDS encoding type ISP restriction/modification enzyme, with amino-acid sequence MPSVTPDDALPLADLMPWSVAPPRLGRGWPTAPDAVSLKARWDALVKAEGPDRETLFAPTRSRTLTSAVAQLPGRTTGTGRLARETGPCPEPVRVLAAPFDEQWLIPDHRLIDSARPELWRVADERQVFVVEQTAAPDSSGPLLLASSVLPLAPLHGPRVGRVRPLYRRPEAVEPNLAPGLTEYLGERLGAGPVAPVDVLAWILVAARPGPGRVEVPLPADPDVWSRGVEPGRRALWLMRRDGDRPKLPGGRRPYVRAPLPSRPVEFRYARDEETLVVGEGRISPVPSEAWDFHVGGVRVLEEWFTRRTEPAEPGTLEAIRPATWPQPWTSELLELITVLALLAELRPTRDELTVPNPITTTDLRRAGVLPVPDSARRPASVLDHQEEGPEGQFTLL; translated from the coding sequence ATGCCCAGCGTGACGCCCGACGACGCCCTCCCGCTCGCGGACCTCATGCCGTGGTCCGTCGCACCGCCACGCCTGGGCCGGGGGTGGCCGACGGCCCCCGACGCCGTGTCCCTGAAGGCCCGCTGGGACGCCCTGGTGAAGGCGGAGGGCCCGGACCGCGAGACCCTGTTCGCCCCCACCCGTTCCCGCACGCTCACCTCGGCGGTGGCCCAGCTGCCGGGCCGGACCACCGGTACCGGGCGACTGGCCCGGGAGACGGGTCCCTGCCCGGAGCCGGTCCGTGTCCTGGCCGCCCCCTTCGACGAGCAGTGGCTCATCCCCGACCACCGCCTGATCGACTCCGCCCGTCCCGAGCTGTGGCGGGTGGCGGACGAACGGCAGGTGTTCGTGGTCGAGCAGACGGCCGCGCCGGATTCCTCCGGCCCTCTGCTCCTCGCGTCGTCCGTGCTCCCGCTCGCCCCGCTCCACGGCCCGCGCGTCGGCCGCGTCCGCCCGCTGTACCGCCGCCCGGAGGCCGTCGAACCGAACCTCGCACCGGGCCTGACGGAGTACCTCGGCGAGCGTCTCGGCGCCGGCCCCGTCGCCCCCGTCGACGTCCTCGCCTGGATCCTGGTCGCCGCGCGCCCCGGCCCCGGCCGGGTCGAGGTGCCCCTCCCCGCCGACCCCGACGTCTGGTCGCGGGGCGTCGAACCGGGCCGCCGCGCGCTGTGGCTCATGCGCCGCGACGGCGACCGTCCCAAGCTCCCCGGCGGCCGCCGCCCCTACGTGCGGGCCCCGCTCCCCTCCCGCCCCGTCGAGTTCCGCTACGCCCGAGACGAGGAGACCCTCGTCGTCGGCGAGGGCCGCATCTCCCCCGTTCCGTCCGAGGCCTGGGACTTCCACGTCGGCGGTGTCCGCGTGCTGGAGGAGTGGTTCACCCGCAGAACGGAACCGGCCGAGCCGGGCACCCTGGAGGCGATCCGTCCGGCGACCTGGCCCCAGCCCTGGACGTCGGAGCTGCTCGAACTGATCACGGTGCTGGCGCTGCTGGCCGAACTGCGGCCGACGCGGGACGAGTTGACGGTCCCGAACCCGATCACGACGACGGACCTGCGCCGGGCGGGAGTGCTCCCCGTCCCGGACTCCGCCCGTCGGCCCGCCTCGGTCCTGGACCACCAGGAGGAGGGCCCGGAGGGCCAGTTCACTCTGCTGTAG